The Methanosarcina barkeri str. Wiesmoor DNA segment CGTGAACTACTGTGAATGCAGAACAAACAAGAAAGATTGAAGCCAGTTCTTCAGACTGATATTAAACTTGGATGACAGATTGCATTTGAATAAGAAATAAAATTATTTAGTTGGGCTTTTTCAAAGGCGGTTTTCCAAGGTCCTTCAATTTCTCATTCATAGCATCTTTTTTGCGTTGCGTAATTGCTGGTTGAACATAATAAAAATCAAATAAATCTTCGAGTACATCTAAAGCCCATTCTGCTTCACCGATTTCAACGTCAACTATTTGTCCGGTAGAAGTGGATTTATTTGGGTGTGCTGCAAAGTTTCCTATATGCCTAATAGCATCGATTGATTCTGCCAGATACGAAGGTAACGTTTGCATTGCCTCGTCAATTTCTTTTGACAAATCTCCAGGCTTTACGCCTTTATCACGAAGCATGCTCTGCAAACACCTTCTAGCTAAAGCAGCAGCAGCTTTTTTGCTGTATGGCTCAACCAAACAAGCTTCAATATAGTCTTGACTTATATCCGCTGGCACTTCACTAGGACATGGTGGTCTTGAAGATCCAGCCGGATATATCATTTCATTATTTAGGAATATTACATTCTTACCACATTCAGCACAACGAGAAACTATCAAAGTAATATATTCACCATTAAAGCTGTTCTCCAAACTTATATCTTCAAGGATTCTATCTATTTGATAGCCAAACCACTGTCGACTATGCGTATCAATTTGAGTGCTTTCAAATTTATTTACAACCAAACAATGTGGGCATTTACCGCGTTCACCAGGAATTATCATGTAATGAATATATTCAACCAGTACTTATAATAATTTCGAATCATCTTTTGTTTGTTTTATCCTGAAATTATTTCGCTTTTTTAATTATTTTATTTCAATTATATATCGTATACAGCTGACCTACTATTTTACTCCAACTTCTAACTTGTTTTATTTTACATGATTATTTCACAATACCAAAATGAAATTGAAACTTACTTAACGTTTAACTTTTTGAGCCGCCTGATGTTGTATCGGGTATTAAACTTTTAAATGTTTTTGAATCTGCGAAATAATTTCAGGATACAACAAATCATCTTTTATTTAAAATGACAACTTTTATTTCTTCGCAGTTGTGGACTTGTAAACATTTGAGCTAAAGGCAAGAAGTATGAAACTAAGGGATGCGTATGAGACATACAAGAAATTCAAGGTTCCTTCTTTATTGGAAATTCGTGATACTGCAAGCGAACACTCAAAAACAAGCCTAGTTATTATCATTCTTCTTGTTGTACTTTTACTTTTGGCACTTTAGTATATTCCTTAGTATCAAGTGGCTCACTTTGGGATTTCAAACCCAAAAGGCTTAGCCGATACTGAAAACAGCTATCGTGCTACATTAGCTCAGATATTTGGTGGCGTTGCTATTGCAGTTGGTATTTATTACACATGGCGAAGAATTTCGTACGCTGAATAGATACTTTGAGCTTAAACAATGACTTTTCTCTGTTCCTATGGCCCACCACCAATCAGTTGATATTTTTCAATATTTAACTCACTCTTACTTCTGCTTTATGTACCTCAATTTTTTTTACAACCTAATTTTTTCCTGTTTTCTTTCTGCCGGAAAATTTCCAATGGTGAGATATTCGGGACTGAAAGGTCCTGCCCTGCCTGATAGCCGTAGAGTTCCTGAAATTCCACAGCAAAGGAATGCATAAAAAGGGCATTTGGGATATCCATTGGGCAGAGTTCTTCGCATTGTCCGCAGTTGATACAGGAATCTGCAACAAGGGAATATCGTAGTGCATGAAAGGCAAAGGAAGGAGGAACCTTTCCAGGGGTGATAGTAAAGTCTGATACTTTTGTCCCGGACAGGGCAGGACATACTTCAATGCAGGTATAGCACTTGATACAACGTGAAGTCTCATCCACAAGCTGTTTCAGGCGGGTTTTTCCCTCCCCTAACGACTGAAAATCTTTCTCTCTCCAGCCCTCGGCCAGCTTCAGCATCGACTTCTCGATTTTCCCCCGAATCTCCACCCCTTTTGGGACAGGAGGAAAAGTTTCAACCACGCCTGCAGTTTTTGCCTGTTTAAGTAGTTCTGCGCCTTTTGCACTGCATACCTCAACAAAGGTTGCTTCCATACCCATAACGCCCCATTCTCCACAGGCAAGGTCAGCCTGCCTTGGGATTTTCAGTTTGCAGCGCCTGCAGTTACTTCTTCTTCCAAAGTTTGCCTCTTCCAATTTGTCTATGGGTATAGAAAACTCCTCTTCAGGAGTTTCAACGATAAACTTCCCCTTAGCAATCCTTTCCTTTTTAACCGAGTCAGGGTTAACTGAAAATGTTTCTACAATCATCTTCCTTGCCATTTCCGGACTGATTGAGCCTCCGCAGTTTAGCCCAAGCATGAGGATATTTTCCAGCCTGACTTCTCCCCGCTTTGCAAGCTCATAAAGACCCATGACATCGCATCCTTTCAGGGAGACTGCAATTTTCAGGTTATCTGCCTTTTCCAGGTACTTGCTGAAAAGTCTGGACAGAAGAAGGGTCCCGAAATGCAGGGAACCCGAAATTTCCGAAATTTCTGCCGGGTCCGTAATCAACACAGGTACAGCATCATAGATGTCGGCTCCTTTCCTGACCCCGAGCACTGCGTCCACACTTCCGCTTTCCAGTGCAA contains these protein-coding regions:
- a CDS encoding DUF4145 domain-containing protein, coding for MIIPGERGKCPHCLVVNKFESTQIDTHSRQWFGYQIDRILEDISLENSFNGEYITLIVSRCAECGKNVIFLNNEMIYPAGSSRPPCPSEVPADISQDYIEACLVEPYSKKAAAALARRCLQSMLRDKGVKPGDLSKEIDEAMQTLPSYLAESIDAIRHIGNFAAHPNKSTSTGQIVDVEIGEAEWALDVLEDLFDFYYVQPAITQRKKDAMNEKLKDLGKPPLKKPN
- a CDS encoding Coenzyme F420 hydrogenase/dehydrogenase, beta subunit C-terminal domain, with translation MKPSEGDMFYVQACDQKLLEKGESGGAVSALLKFALESGSVDAVLGVRKGADIYDAVPVLITDPAEISEISGSLHFGTLLLSRLFSKYLEKADNLKIAVSLKGCDVMGLYELAKRGEVRLENILMLGLNCGGSISPEMARKMIVETFSVNPDSVKKERIAKGKFIVETPEEEFSIPIDKLEEANFGRRSNCRRCKLKIPRQADLACGEWGVMGMEATFVEVCSAKGAELLKQAKTAGVVETFPPVPKGVEIRGKIEKSMLKLAEGWREKDFQSLGEGKTRLKQLVDETSRCIKCYTCIEVCPALSGTKVSDFTITPGKVPPSFAFHALRYSLVADSCINCGQCEELCPMDIPNALFMHSFAVEFQELYGYQAGQDLSVPNISPLEIFRQKENRKKLGCKKN